A genomic segment from Actinoplanes sichuanensis encodes:
- a CDS encoding helix-turn-helix transcriptional regulator, producing the protein MTRALLEREHELSELGAVARRALDGHGSVVLITGEAGIGKSSLVDALRSVLPAEGRLLVGYCDDLATPRVLGPLRDLVGKVGSGLTEALGSGDRSRVFEAFRAELDWPGHPTVLVVEDLHWADEATLDVLRFLVRRIAALPVVMVGTYRDEEIDAGHPLRGLLGLAAGIPMRRLPLARLSAGAVRRLVGDHGLDSERVFEVTSGNPFFVTEVLGTGDTDGVPATVTEAVHARLQSLDEPCRHALTLLAVVPSAAEHWLVDAIVPGGLEVLAAAEQRGMLTVTPARVQFRHELMRRAVAASMPATRRIAANRAVLTALREHGDADLSRLVHHAAEAGDTGLIVHYAPAAAAEASAAGSHREAAAHYRLVLEHRAAFPPGQRADLLEAYAEECYTLGLAGPAVTAQREAVALRRELPGPVALGLALRRLSRVNWYWGDRPAAETAGTEAVDVLEKAGDDAALAFGLSNQSQLHALGGRPDAAVAAGERAITLARATGSTGVLSHALNNVGYALWDRDDPRGRVLLEESLAVARAAGETDHACRAYTNLAWHLIDDLRLREAGELLDEGMAYAERTEVLGFLRYLHITRSMVHLHLSEWDDAERHARWEENAPTMMRSPALVVLGLSRARRGLPGAEAPLDEAWEIACGIGEAQRIGPAGAALAEAAWLRGDTSPAARLTPVFQKILSAEGGRRLGAFSFWLRRLGAEIQTFPPYDQLTAVPLPPAVARTASAAAAAPSALSAAAAVPSALSAAAAVPSALSAAAAAPRAAARRWAGGGCRYEQALALSCSPVVEDLLGAVRILDSLDAVPLARRIRSHLRELGVARIPRGPRSATRDNPAGLTGRQAEVLRLLADGLSNPEIAARLVLSVRTVDAHVAAIMTKLAAHSRHDAVEQARSRGLLPT; encoded by the coding sequence ATGACCCGGGCGCTGCTGGAGCGTGAGCACGAGCTGAGCGAGCTCGGTGCGGTCGCCCGCCGGGCCCTCGACGGCCACGGTTCGGTCGTGCTGATCACCGGCGAGGCCGGAATCGGCAAGTCGAGCCTGGTCGACGCGCTCCGCTCGGTGCTGCCGGCCGAGGGGCGGCTGCTCGTCGGCTACTGCGACGACCTGGCCACCCCACGGGTCCTCGGGCCGCTGCGGGATCTGGTCGGCAAGGTGGGTTCCGGGCTGACCGAGGCGCTCGGCTCCGGCGACCGGTCCCGCGTGTTCGAGGCGTTCCGGGCCGAACTCGACTGGCCCGGCCACCCGACCGTGCTCGTCGTCGAGGACCTGCACTGGGCCGACGAGGCGACCCTGGACGTGCTGCGGTTCCTGGTCCGGCGGATCGCGGCGCTGCCGGTGGTGATGGTCGGTACCTACCGGGACGAGGAGATCGACGCCGGCCATCCGCTGCGCGGGCTGCTCGGCCTGGCCGCGGGAATCCCGATGCGCCGGCTGCCGCTGGCCCGGCTGTCAGCCGGTGCGGTACGTCGCCTCGTCGGCGATCACGGACTGGACTCCGAGCGGGTCTTCGAGGTCACCTCCGGGAACCCGTTCTTCGTCACCGAGGTCCTCGGCACCGGCGACACCGACGGCGTCCCGGCCACCGTCACCGAAGCCGTGCACGCCCGCCTGCAATCGCTCGACGAACCCTGCCGGCACGCGTTGACGCTGCTCGCGGTGGTTCCGTCGGCGGCCGAACACTGGCTCGTCGACGCGATCGTGCCGGGCGGCCTGGAGGTGCTGGCCGCCGCCGAGCAGCGCGGCATGCTCACCGTCACCCCGGCCCGGGTGCAGTTCCGGCACGAGCTGATGCGCCGGGCCGTCGCCGCGTCGATGCCCGCCACGCGCCGGATCGCCGCGAACCGGGCCGTGCTGACCGCGCTGCGCGAACACGGCGACGCCGACCTGTCCCGGCTCGTCCACCACGCGGCCGAGGCCGGCGACACCGGTCTGATCGTCCACTATGCACCGGCTGCCGCAGCCGAGGCGTCGGCCGCCGGGTCGCACCGGGAGGCGGCCGCCCACTACCGGCTGGTCCTCGAACACCGGGCGGCGTTCCCGCCCGGACAGCGGGCCGACCTTCTGGAGGCGTACGCCGAGGAGTGCTACACGCTGGGCCTGGCCGGACCGGCGGTCACCGCCCAGCGGGAGGCCGTCGCCCTGCGCCGGGAACTGCCCGGGCCGGTCGCTCTCGGGCTCGCGCTGCGCCGGCTGTCCCGGGTCAACTGGTATTGGGGCGACCGCCCGGCCGCCGAGACCGCCGGCACCGAGGCCGTCGACGTGCTGGAGAAGGCGGGCGACGACGCCGCCCTCGCGTTCGGCCTCAGCAACCAGTCACAGCTGCATGCCCTGGGCGGCCGGCCGGACGCCGCCGTCGCAGCGGGCGAACGGGCCATCACCCTGGCCCGCGCCACCGGCTCGACCGGGGTGCTGTCGCACGCGCTGAACAACGTCGGCTACGCCCTCTGGGACCGCGACGACCCGCGCGGCCGGGTTCTGCTGGAGGAGAGCCTGGCGGTCGCCCGCGCCGCCGGCGAGACCGATCACGCCTGCCGCGCCTACACCAACCTGGCCTGGCACCTGATCGACGATCTCCGCCTGCGGGAAGCCGGTGAGCTGCTCGACGAGGGCATGGCCTACGCGGAACGCACCGAGGTCCTCGGGTTCCTCCGCTATCTGCACATCACCCGCTCGATGGTGCACCTGCATCTCAGCGAATGGGACGACGCCGAACGGCACGCCCGCTGGGAGGAGAACGCGCCGACCATGATGCGCTCGCCCGCGCTCGTGGTCCTCGGCCTGAGCCGGGCCCGCCGCGGGTTGCCGGGCGCCGAGGCACCCCTCGACGAGGCGTGGGAGATCGCCTGCGGCATCGGCGAGGCGCAGCGGATCGGACCGGCCGGCGCGGCACTGGCCGAGGCGGCCTGGTTACGCGGCGACACGTCCCCGGCCGCCCGGCTGACGCCGGTCTTCCAGAAGATCCTTTCCGCGGAGGGCGGCCGGCGACTCGGTGCGTTCAGCTTCTGGTTGCGACGGCTCGGCGCCGAGATCCAGACCTTTCCGCCGTACGACCAGCTGACCGCCGTTCCTCTGCCGCCTGCCGTCGCTCGCACCGCCTCGGCCGCCGCTGCCGCTCCCTCCGCCTTGTCGGCCGCCGCTGCGGTTCCCTCCGCCTTGTCGGCCGCCGCTGCGGTTCCCTCCGCCTTGTCGGCCGCCGCTGCCGCTCCTCGTGCCGCCGCTCGGCGCTGGGCCGGTGGCGGCTGCCGGTACGAGCAGGCTCTTGCCCTCAGTTGCAGCCCGGTCGTGGAGGACCTTCTCGGAGCGGTCCGGATCCTGGATTCCCTGGACGCCGTCCCGCTGGCCCGCCGAATCCGCTCCCACCTGCGCGAACTCGGCGTCGCCCGGATCCCGCGCGGCCCCCGATCGGCGACCCGCGACAACCCGGCCGGACTCACCGGACGCCAGGCCGAGGTGCTGCGTCTGCTCGCCGACGGCCTGAGCAACCCGGAGATCGCCGCCCGCCTGGTCCTCTCGGTCCGGACCGTCGACGCCCACGTGGCCGCGATCATGACCAAACTGGCCGCCCACTCCCGCCACGACGCGGTGGAACAGGCCCGTTCCCGCGGTCTCCTACCCACCTGA
- a CDS encoding HSP90 family protein — MSFTFRVDLRGVVDLLSHHLYATPRVYVRELLQNAVDAITARRLGDPAAAGEIRFEPSGDGVLRVHDSGIGLTESQVHELLATIGRSSKRDDLGFARHEFLGQFGIGLLSCFMVADEIRVVTRCGDHPTVSWVGHSDGRYSVELPGEQRAAPGTTVTLVPRRGEEHWLAEATVRELAGFYGSMLPIGVRVGDDEVTSGLAPWETGAGETAQQRRARLFSYAEEVFGFVPFDVVDLAAPEGGVRGVAFVLPAPANPAVRVAHRVYLKQMLLSESVEGLLPPWAFFVRCVVDTTELRPTASREALYDDGLLAQVRDTLGDGLRGWLARLGASGPERLRAFLAIHHLGVKALAVHDDEMLRLVHQWWPFETNVGPLTLAEFQDRYGVVRYTASLDEFRQMAPVAAAQRIPLVNAGYVYDAELLSRLSAAVDTAVEVLSPADLTLRLDHLDPAEAEEVRPFTVLAQRILDRQGVEVTVRAFDPASLPALYLLDGDAAFQGDMLRARESADELWGSLLDVFTTGAESRSQLVFNHRNPLARQAMSTGDEELTRFAVEGLFTQALLLARQPMTPAATAAYNQSFLGLLSRAMGAPR, encoded by the coding sequence GTGAGCTTCACGTTCCGGGTCGACCTGCGTGGTGTGGTGGACCTTCTGAGTCACCACCTCTACGCGACACCGCGTGTCTATGTGCGGGAGCTGCTGCAGAACGCCGTCGACGCGATCACCGCCCGGCGGCTCGGTGATCCGGCGGCGGCCGGGGAGATCCGATTCGAGCCGTCCGGTGACGGTGTGCTGCGGGTGCACGACAGTGGCATCGGCCTCACCGAGTCGCAGGTGCACGAGCTGCTGGCGACGATCGGGCGCAGCTCCAAACGTGACGATCTCGGGTTCGCCAGGCACGAGTTCCTCGGCCAGTTCGGCATCGGGCTGCTGTCCTGCTTCATGGTGGCCGACGAGATCCGGGTGGTGACCCGCTGCGGCGACCATCCGACCGTGTCGTGGGTCGGGCACAGCGACGGGCGCTATTCGGTGGAGCTGCCCGGCGAGCAGCGGGCTGCGCCGGGCACCACGGTCACCCTGGTCCCGCGCCGGGGCGAGGAGCATTGGCTCGCCGAGGCGACGGTCCGAGAGCTGGCCGGGTTCTACGGCTCGATGCTGCCGATCGGGGTCCGGGTCGGCGACGACGAGGTGACCTCGGGGCTCGCTCCCTGGGAGACCGGGGCCGGGGAGACCGCTCAGCAGCGGCGGGCGCGCCTCTTCTCGTACGCCGAGGAGGTCTTCGGTTTTGTGCCCTTCGACGTCGTTGATCTCGCCGCGCCGGAGGGTGGCGTCCGTGGTGTCGCGTTCGTGCTGCCGGCGCCGGCCAACCCGGCGGTGCGCGTCGCCCATCGGGTCTACCTGAAACAGATGCTGCTCTCCGAGAGTGTCGAGGGGCTGCTGCCCCCGTGGGCGTTCTTCGTGCGGTGTGTGGTCGACACGACCGAGCTGCGGCCGACGGCGAGCCGCGAGGCGCTCTACGACGACGGGCTGCTGGCGCAGGTGCGTGACACGCTCGGTGACGGTCTGCGGGGCTGGCTGGCCCGGCTCGGCGCGAGCGGCCCGGAGCGGCTGCGCGCGTTCCTGGCGATCCACCATCTCGGGGTGAAAGCGCTGGCCGTGCACGACGACGAGATGCTGCGCCTGGTGCACCAGTGGTGGCCGTTCGAGACGAATGTCGGCCCGCTGACGCTCGCCGAGTTCCAGGACCGGTATGGCGTGGTCCGCTACACCGCGTCACTGGACGAGTTCCGGCAGATGGCCCCGGTCGCCGCCGCGCAGCGGATCCCGCTGGTCAACGCCGGGTATGTGTATGACGCGGAGCTGCTGTCCCGGCTGTCCGCGGCGGTCGACACCGCGGTCGAGGTGCTCTCCCCGGCCGACCTGACGTTGCGGCTCGACCATCTCGACCCGGCCGAGGCCGAGGAGGTGCGGCCGTTCACCGTGCTCGCCCAGCGGATCCTCGATCGGCAGGGCGTCGAGGTGACGGTCCGGGCGTTCGATCCGGCGAGCCTGCCCGCGCTGTACCTGCTGGACGGTGACGCCGCGTTCCAGGGCGACATGCTGCGCGCCCGGGAGTCGGCCGACGAGCTGTGGGGTTCACTCCTCGACGTGTTCACCACCGGGGCGGAGAGCCGCTCCCAGCTGGTCTTCAACCACCGCAACCCGCTGGCCCGGCAGGCGATGAGCACGGGCGACGAGGAGCTCACCCGGTTCGCGGTCGAGGGCCTGTTCACCCAGGCGTTGCTGCTCGCCCGGCAGCCGATGACCCCGGCCGCGACCGCGGCGTACAACCAGTCGTTCCTGGGTCTGCTGTCCCGCGCGATGGGAGCACCGCGATGA
- a CDS encoding class I SAM-dependent methyltransferase has protein sequence MTVNEAKLMEFVHRFVGDLGATMAAGGIVIGDRLGLYRALAEAPALPEELAERTGTAARYVEEWLRGQAAGGYVEYDAPTGRYSLTPEQAFALTDPDGPIFAPGAFQLALGALRAEPRIVAAFRTGEGLGWGEHDEDVFTGCERFFRPGYSAHLIAEWLPALDGVVERLEAGARVADVGCGHGASTVLMARAYPKSVFTGSDRHHGSVDQARKRAADAGLDGRVSFENAGAQGFGGGPYSLVTTFDALHDMGDPLGAARHVHSQLTPDGAWMIVEPAAGATVTDNLNPVGRVYYSFSAFLCVPSALSQDGGYSLGAQAGEEPIRRLVTDAGFTRFRRVAETPFNNVFEARP, from the coding sequence ATGACAGTCAACGAAGCGAAACTGATGGAATTCGTGCACAGATTCGTCGGGGATCTGGGCGCCACCATGGCCGCCGGCGGCATCGTGATCGGCGACCGGCTCGGCCTCTACCGTGCCCTGGCCGAGGCCCCAGCCCTGCCCGAGGAACTGGCCGAACGCACCGGGACGGCGGCCCGCTACGTCGAGGAGTGGCTGCGTGGGCAGGCGGCCGGCGGCTACGTCGAGTACGACGCGCCGACCGGTCGCTACTCGCTCACTCCGGAGCAGGCGTTCGCGCTCACCGACCCGGACGGGCCGATCTTCGCGCCCGGCGCGTTCCAGTTGGCGCTCGGCGCGCTCCGGGCCGAACCGCGGATCGTCGCGGCGTTCCGGACCGGCGAGGGCCTCGGCTGGGGTGAGCACGACGAGGACGTGTTCACCGGGTGTGAGCGGTTCTTCCGGCCCGGATACAGCGCGCACCTGATCGCCGAGTGGCTGCCCGCCCTCGACGGTGTCGTCGAGCGACTGGAGGCCGGGGCGCGGGTCGCCGACGTCGGCTGCGGGCACGGGGCGTCGACGGTGCTGATGGCGCGGGCGTATCCGAAGTCGGTCTTCACCGGTTCGGACCGCCATCACGGGTCGGTCGACCAGGCCCGCAAACGGGCCGCCGACGCCGGTCTCGACGGTCGGGTCAGCTTCGAGAACGCCGGGGCGCAGGGCTTCGGCGGCGGGCCGTACTCCCTGGTCACCACTTTCGACGCGCTGCACGACATGGGTGATCCGCTCGGCGCGGCCCGGCACGTCCATTCGCAGCTCACCCCGGACGGCGCCTGGATGATCGTCGAACCGGCGGCCGGCGCGACGGTCACCGACAACCTCAACCCGGTCGGGCGGGTCTACTACTCGTTCTCCGCGTTCCTGTGCGTGCCGAGCGCCCTCTCCCAGGACGGTGGCTATTCACTGGGCGCCCAGGCCGGCGAGGAACCGATCCGCCGCCTGGTCACCGACGCGGGCTTCACCCGCTTCCGGCGCGTCGCCGAAACCCCGTTCAACAACGTCTTCGAGGCAAGACCCTGA
- a CDS encoding HXXEE domain-containing protein produces MFGWHGVVHVGQALLVRGYVPGLVTAVVLVVPYAILTRRHLRPAPVPTRTVVVVAVAAVALTVLAQVLSRRL; encoded by the coding sequence GTGTTCGGGTGGCACGGGGTGGTCCATGTCGGACAGGCGTTGCTGGTGCGCGGCTACGTCCCCGGCCTGGTGACGGCGGTCGTGCTGGTCGTGCCGTACGCGATCCTCACCCGGCGTCACCTCCGTCCGGCCCCGGTCCCCACCCGCACCGTCGTCGTGGTGGCGGTGGCCGCCGTGGCCCTGACCGTCCTGGCCCAGGTCTTGTCCCGCCGGCTTTGA
- a CDS encoding RecQ family ATP-dependent DNA helicase, with amino-acid sequence MKLPIYGPRLRRVARNQFGWRTLRPGQFKPMRAVLRRKDALVVLPTGAGKSAIYQIPAVLLPGPTVVISPLLALQQDQIAALNDRGDAKVRAVRVSSQETPNQQREAIEAVRRGEAEFLFITPEQLSNPERQAEVRALKPGLVAVDEAHCISAWGHDFRPDYLALGEMIKQIGRPPILALTATASPPVREDIIARLRLKKPEIHVSGLDRRNLFLEVAYCPDDNYRWRKLTTMLDEEQRPGIIYVATRRAAEELAERLTSSGYPAAYYHGGMAAGLREQRHEEFQDDKVDIMVATSAFGMGIDKPNIRWVAHVALPDSPDSYFQEIGRAGRDGAPARALLLWRSEDEAIQRFFQGGSPDPDELRDLAGELHKGPATKTALQKATGLGPRKLGQYLNLLEQAGAVQGGPGHKLTVPARAPLPAAAAEAACAEYERQQAVMRSRTDMMRGFAQSRQCRTETLLAYFGEDLKKPCGHCDNCADGTAHEIAAAEPDGPFPVHARVKHGEWGGGMVMNYEEDRMTVLFDSVGYKTLSVPVVVEQNLLARESA; translated from the coding sequence ATGAAACTGCCGATCTATGGCCCGCGTCTGCGCCGGGTCGCCCGCAACCAGTTCGGCTGGCGCACCCTGCGGCCCGGCCAGTTCAAGCCGATGCGTGCCGTGCTGCGCCGTAAGGACGCCCTGGTGGTGCTGCCGACCGGCGCCGGCAAGTCGGCGATCTACCAGATCCCGGCGGTGCTGCTGCCCGGTCCGACCGTGGTGATCTCGCCGCTGCTCGCCCTTCAGCAGGACCAGATCGCCGCGCTCAACGACCGCGGCGACGCGAAGGTCCGCGCGGTCCGGGTCAGCTCGCAGGAGACGCCCAACCAGCAACGCGAGGCGATCGAGGCGGTCCGCCGCGGCGAGGCCGAGTTCCTGTTCATCACCCCGGAGCAGCTCAGCAACCCGGAGCGCCAGGCCGAGGTACGGGCACTCAAACCCGGCCTGGTCGCGGTCGACGAGGCGCACTGCATCTCGGCCTGGGGGCACGACTTCCGCCCCGACTACCTCGCACTCGGCGAGATGATCAAGCAGATCGGGCGGCCGCCGATCCTGGCGCTCACCGCCACCGCGTCACCGCCGGTCCGCGAGGACATCATCGCCCGGCTGCGCCTGAAGAAACCGGAGATCCACGTCTCCGGCCTGGACCGGCGCAACCTGTTCCTCGAGGTCGCGTACTGCCCCGACGACAACTACCGGTGGCGCAAGCTGACCACGATGCTCGACGAGGAGCAGCGGCCCGGCATCATCTACGTCGCCACCCGCCGCGCCGCCGAGGAACTCGCCGAGCGCCTCACCTCATCCGGCTATCCGGCCGCGTATTACCACGGCGGGATGGCCGCCGGCCTGCGCGAGCAGCGCCACGAGGAGTTCCAGGACGACAAGGTCGACATCATGGTGGCCACGTCGGCGTTCGGGATGGGCATCGACAAGCCGAACATCCGCTGGGTCGCGCACGTCGCCCTGCCGGACTCCCCGGACAGCTACTTCCAGGAGATCGGGCGAGCCGGGCGGGACGGCGCACCGGCTCGTGCCCTGCTGCTGTGGCGCTCCGAGGACGAGGCCATCCAGCGGTTCTTCCAGGGCGGTTCCCCCGACCCCGACGAGCTGCGTGACCTGGCCGGTGAACTGCACAAGGGCCCGGCCACCAAGACCGCGCTGCAGAAGGCCACCGGGCTCGGCCCGCGCAAGCTCGGGCAGTACCTCAACCTGCTCGAACAGGCCGGCGCGGTGCAGGGTGGACCGGGGCACAAACTGACCGTCCCGGCCCGCGCGCCCCTCCCGGCCGCGGCAGCCGAGGCGGCCTGCGCGGAGTACGAACGTCAGCAGGCGGTGATGCGGTCCCGGACCGACATGATGCGCGGGTTCGCCCAGTCCCGGCAGTGCCGTACCGAGACGCTCCTGGCCTACTTCGGCGAGGACCTGAAGAAGCCGTGTGGCCACTGTGACAACTGCGCCGACGGCACCGCCCACGAGATCGCCGCGGCCGAACCGGACGGCCCGTTCCCGGTGCACGCCCGCGTCAAGCACGGCGAATGGGGTGGCGGAATGGTGATGAACTACGAGGAGGATCGGATGACGGTCCTCTTCGACTCGGTCGGCTACAAGACGCTGTCGGTACCGGTCGTCGTCGAACAGAACCTGTTGGCGCGCGAGTCCGCCTGA
- a CDS encoding LCP family protein codes for MAAEAKRRSPLWARICVGLGAVVLLAGGGTLVAGQALVSKYTDAITDDSLLAPIAGKPAEAAAPPEPESDIEGAVNILLVGIDPRDDHTAPLADSIVIAHIPADRHSAYLFSIPRDLRVDIPAFQPSGTGADRTKINAAMAYGSRLGDNKYSAAQGFQLLAATVGNVTGIKKFDAGAIVNFGGFKKIVEALGGVEMVIDMDVKSEHLGPDGKTRERISRCRNDHTSSSCAHPYTGPQKQYKKSDEPVRLQAWEALDYVRQRYGDDMTDYDRQRHQQQFIKAMAKQAMSRDVVTDPGKLLAVMDAAGGSLTFDGRGHSILEWALEMKALNVDDMITVKLPGEGVYDGGYLGERFQDGVDDFFKAVTENRVPAFLMDHPTFINETN; via the coding sequence ATGGCGGCGGAAGCCAAACGACGATCGCCGTTGTGGGCGCGGATCTGCGTCGGCCTCGGCGCGGTGGTGCTGCTCGCCGGCGGCGGGACCCTCGTCGCCGGCCAGGCGCTGGTGTCCAAATACACCGACGCGATCACCGACGACAGCCTGCTCGCCCCGATCGCCGGGAAGCCCGCCGAGGCCGCCGCGCCGCCCGAGCCCGAGTCCGACATCGAGGGCGCGGTCAACATCCTGCTCGTCGGCATCGACCCGCGCGACGACCACACCGCTCCGCTGGCCGACTCGATCGTGATCGCGCACATCCCGGCCGACCGGCACAGCGCATACCTCTTCTCCATCCCCCGTGACCTGCGGGTCGACATCCCCGCCTTCCAGCCGTCCGGCACCGGGGCCGACCGCACGAAGATCAACGCCGCCATGGCGTACGGCAGCCGGCTCGGTGATAACAAGTACAGCGCCGCCCAGGGCTTCCAGCTGCTCGCGGCGACCGTCGGCAACGTCACCGGGATCAAGAAGTTCGACGCCGGAGCGATCGTCAACTTCGGCGGATTCAAGAAGATCGTCGAGGCGTTGGGCGGCGTCGAGATGGTCATCGACATGGACGTCAAGTCCGAGCACCTCGGGCCGGACGGCAAGACCCGGGAACGCATCTCCCGCTGTCGTAACGACCACACGTCGTCCAGCTGCGCGCATCCGTACACGGGGCCGCAGAAGCAGTACAAGAAGAGCGACGAACCGGTGCGGTTGCAGGCCTGGGAGGCGCTCGACTACGTCCGCCAGCGGTATGGCGACGACATGACCGACTACGACCGGCAGCGGCACCAGCAGCAGTTCATCAAGGCGATGGCGAAGCAGGCGATGAGCCGGGACGTCGTCACCGATCCCGGCAAGCTGCTCGCCGTCATGGACGCCGCCGGCGGTTCGCTGACCTTCGACGGCCGCGGGCATTCCATCCTGGAGTGGGCGCTCGAGATGAAGGCGCTCAACGTCGACGACATGATCACGGTGAAGCTTCCCGGCGAAGGGGTGTACGACGGCGGCTACCTGGGCGAGCGGTTCCAGGACGGCGTCGACGACTTCTTCAAGGCGGTCACCGAGAACCGGGTGCCGGCGTTCCTGATGGATCATCCGACGTTCATCAACGAGACGAACTGA
- a CDS encoding MBL fold metallo-hydrolase, whose product MREVVDGVFELHMGYVNVHLVVTDDGVVLVDTGLPGRSPLIERGLRGIKRSFGEVTAILVTHHHADHVGSLAALRERTGARVIAHAAEVPWIGGHIPPAQPAGLLGKVVSRLVGTVHPTKVDQLITADGSEPLPGFTALHTPGHTRGHVSFLLDRSGGVLFAGDAAGSRRGRVSAPPRAVTADPIRAGESLARLAELEFDHAVFGHGRAVSGLAVEAFRKAVAG is encoded by the coding sequence GTGCGAGAGGTGGTCGACGGGGTCTTCGAACTCCACATGGGTTACGTCAACGTGCACCTGGTCGTCACCGACGACGGTGTGGTCCTGGTCGACACCGGCCTGCCGGGCCGCTCACCGCTGATCGAACGCGGCCTGCGCGGCATCAAACGGTCGTTCGGTGAGGTGACCGCGATCCTGGTCACCCACCATCACGCCGACCATGTCGGCAGCCTCGCCGCACTGCGGGAGCGGACCGGTGCCCGGGTGATCGCGCACGCCGCCGAGGTCCCGTGGATCGGTGGTCACATTCCGCCCGCACAGCCGGCCGGTCTCCTGGGCAAGGTGGTGAGCCGCCTGGTCGGCACGGTCCACCCGACGAAGGTCGACCAGTTGATCACCGCCGATGGTTCCGAACCGCTGCCCGGCTTCACCGCCCTGCACACCCCGGGCCACACCCGGGGGCACGTCTCGTTCCTGCTCGACCGGTCCGGCGGTGTCCTGTTCGCCGGTGACGCCGCGGGCAGCCGCCGCGGCCGGGTGTCCGCCCCGCCCCGGGCGGTGACGGCCGACCCGATCCGCGCCGGCGAGAGCCTGGCCCGCCTGGCCGAGTTGGAGTTCGACCATGCCGTCTTCGGCCACGGTAGGGCCGTCTCGGGCCTGGCCGTCGAAGCCTTCCGCAAGGCCGTCGCCGGCTGA
- a CDS encoding TIGR03557 family F420-dependent LLM class oxidoreductase gives MRIGYFLSSEEYSPAELIEQAQGAQRAGFQSLWISDHYHPWVDAQGQSAFVWSMIGALSQATDLPITTAVTCPTVRIHPAVIAQAAATSAVLTGGRFRLGVGTGEALNEHIFGDAWPELDVRLEMLEEAVEIMRGLWTGDNYSHRGKHYTVENARIYTLPERPVEILVSGFGPKAIEVAGRIGDGYVSVMPDGDMVDRFRAAGGGDKVAQGGFKAAFADTAEEGARIAYEKWPNAGVPGELSQVLPTPKHFEQASQLVGPETVAETFVCGNDPEKHLEMIRKYADAGFDEIYVANSGPHYQGLFDLYAREILPKIG, from the coding sequence ATGCGCATCGGATACTTCCTGTCGAGCGAGGAATACTCGCCCGCCGAGCTCATCGAGCAGGCTCAAGGCGCGCAACGCGCGGGCTTCCAGAGCCTGTGGATCTCGGACCACTACCACCCGTGGGTGGACGCCCAGGGCCAGAGCGCCTTCGTGTGGTCGATGATCGGGGCGCTGAGCCAGGCGACCGACCTGCCGATCACCACCGCGGTGACCTGCCCGACCGTCCGCATCCACCCCGCCGTGATCGCCCAGGCCGCCGCCACCAGCGCGGTCCTCACCGGCGGCCGGTTCCGGCTCGGCGTCGGCACCGGCGAGGCGCTCAACGAGCACATCTTCGGCGACGCGTGGCCCGAGCTGGACGTCCGGCTGGAGATGCTGGAAGAGGCCGTCGAGATCATGCGCGGCCTCTGGACCGGTGACAACTACTCCCACCGCGGGAAGCACTACACCGTGGAGAACGCCCGGATCTACACCCTGCCGGAACGGCCGGTGGAGATCCTGGTGTCCGGTTTCGGCCCCAAGGCGATCGAGGTCGCCGGCCGGATCGGGGACGGCTACGTGAGCGTCATGCCGGACGGCGACATGGTCGACCGGTTCCGGGCGGCCGGTGGCGGCGACAAGGTCGCGCAGGGTGGATTCAAGGCCGCCTTCGCGGACACCGCCGAGGAGGGCGCGCGGATCGCGTACGAGAAGTGGCCCAACGCCGGTGTGCCCGGCGAGCTCTCCCAGGTGTTGCCCACCCCCAAGCACTTCGAGCAGGCGTCGCAGCTGGTCGGCCCGGAGACGGTGGCCGAGACCTTCGTCTGCGGCAACGATCCGGAGAAGCACCTCGAGATGATCCGGAAGTACGCCGACGCCGGCTTCGACGAGATCTACGTCGCCAACTCCGGCCCCCACTACCAGGGCCTCTTCGACCTGTACGCCCGCGAGATCCTCCCGAAGATCGGATAG